A genomic region of Fodinisporobacter ferrooxydans contains the following coding sequences:
- the tsaB gene encoding tRNA (adenosine(37)-N6)-threonylcarbamoyltransferase complex dimerization subunit type 1 TsaB, whose protein sequence is MAYLALDTSTETLAIGVGDEVQLLGEATILRTNNHSIQMMPILDQLMDDCSITPQQLEGIIIGKGPGSYTGVRIGVTTAKVLAWTLNIPMIGVSSLQALAQSSRSHRGIVLAMFEARRKRVYAGAYLGSRAYEAVVPIAEIRQWLVSSFGCGNESEFPEIVCTGDGSRNYATELRQMFEDRLTEIAPLSRQHIRAANLLELGIPLLKQGKREDTANFSPEYLQLAQVEAKLLQETKEGTV, encoded by the coding sequence ATGGCTTATCTCGCCCTTGACACGTCTACGGAGACATTGGCAATCGGAGTTGGAGACGAGGTACAGTTGTTGGGCGAAGCAACGATATTGCGTACAAACAATCATTCCATTCAAATGATGCCGATACTTGATCAATTAATGGACGATTGTAGCATCACTCCACAACAGTTGGAAGGCATTATTATCGGAAAAGGTCCTGGATCGTATACAGGTGTTCGGATTGGTGTTACGACTGCAAAGGTACTTGCATGGACCCTGAATATTCCTATGATCGGCGTTTCGAGTTTGCAGGCGCTGGCCCAATCGTCCCGTTCCCATCGGGGAATTGTGCTTGCGATGTTTGAGGCGAGACGAAAACGGGTGTATGCGGGTGCGTATCTTGGTTCCCGCGCATATGAAGCAGTTGTTCCAATTGCGGAAATTCGCCAATGGCTCGTATCGAGTTTCGGTTGCGGAAATGAAAGTGAATTTCCTGAAATTGTATGTACAGGAGACGGTTCCAGAAATTATGCAACGGAATTGCGGCAAATGTTCGAAGATCGCCTGACCGAAATCGCGCCTTTATCGCGACAGCATATACGGGCCGCTAATCTTTTGGAACTTGGGATCCCACTATTGAAGCAGGGAAAACGGGAAGATACCGCCAATTTTTCTCCGGAATATCTGCAACTGGCGCAAGTGGAAGCGAAACTTTTGCAAGAAACCAAGGAAGGTACTGTATAA
- the tsaE gene encoding tRNA (adenosine(37)-N6)-threonylcarbamoyltransferase complex ATPase subunit type 1 TsaE, translating into MVVVISAESPRETQAIGKEFVARLSAGDVICLDGDLGAGKTTFTQGIAMGLGIHEIVNSPTFTLIQEYVGTLPLYHMDLYRLGDQAIEEELGLEDYMYGKGITVIEWSNWIERLLPEERWVVAIEITGVQSRSICITGVGERPQRLIKEWEQNGLSRP; encoded by the coding sequence ATGGTTGTGGTAATTTCTGCAGAAAGTCCCCGTGAAACACAAGCCATTGGAAAAGAATTTGTTGCCAGGTTGTCTGCCGGGGATGTTATTTGTCTGGATGGAGATCTTGGCGCAGGGAAGACGACATTCACTCAGGGAATTGCAATGGGACTTGGAATTCACGAGATTGTCAACAGTCCTACCTTTACATTAATTCAGGAATACGTAGGGACCCTGCCGCTCTATCATATGGATTTGTACCGTTTGGGCGATCAAGCAATTGAAGAAGAATTGGGACTGGAAGATTATATGTATGGCAAAGGAATCACTGTGATTGAATGGAGCAATTGGATTGAACGTTTGTTGCCGGAAGAGCGGTGGGTTGTTGCCATCGAAATAACAGGTGTACAATCCAGATCCATTTGCATCACCGGCGTGGGGGAGAGACCACAGAGATTGATAAAGGAGTGGGAGCAAAATGGCTTATCTCGCCCTTGA
- the tsaD gene encoding tRNA (adenosine(37)-N6)-threonylcarbamoyltransferase complex transferase subunit TsaD yields MYMGWKSRSQERYQTQYAQHVEQGQPCYILGIESSCDETSVAIVENGRRIVSNVISSQADIHKQFGGVVPEVASRRHVERITQVVEMALQQANLTMERIAAIGVTYGPGLVGALLVGVSAAKSLAYAHDLPVIAVHHIAGHIYSNFLENKKHPPVLALIVSGGHTEIVYMPDLYTYECLGRTRDDAVGEAFDKVARTMGLEYPGGPVIDRLAQKGNPEAVPLPRAFLADDSFDFSFSGLKSAVINVLHNGKQRGESISQEDLAASFQAAVTDVLVEKTAKAVLRTGVRQVVVAGGVAANQGLRASLGKRAQLDGFEVYFPPVALCTDNAAMIAGAAYPLYQKGQFADLSLNAVANIRLGVER; encoded by the coding sequence ATGTATATGGGCTGGAAGTCTAGAAGCCAGGAACGTTATCAGACACAATATGCACAGCATGTGGAACAGGGGCAACCGTGTTACATATTGGGGATTGAATCGAGCTGTGATGAAACATCAGTAGCCATTGTGGAAAATGGGCGCAGGATTGTATCCAATGTGATTTCTTCACAAGCGGATATTCATAAGCAATTTGGCGGGGTGGTGCCGGAAGTGGCGTCACGCCGTCATGTTGAGCGAATTACGCAAGTGGTTGAAATGGCTCTGCAGCAGGCAAATCTTACGATGGAAAGGATTGCGGCTATTGGTGTCACGTACGGTCCAGGTTTGGTCGGGGCCTTGCTGGTCGGTGTATCTGCCGCGAAGTCTTTGGCATATGCACATGATCTGCCAGTGATTGCAGTGCACCATATCGCCGGACATATTTATTCCAACTTTCTTGAAAATAAGAAGCATCCCCCTGTGCTTGCCCTGATCGTTTCCGGCGGACATACGGAAATCGTTTATATGCCAGATTTATATACGTATGAATGTTTGGGGCGAACAAGGGATGATGCGGTCGGAGAAGCATTTGACAAGGTGGCTAGGACGATGGGGCTGGAATATCCGGGAGGGCCTGTCATTGACCGATTGGCACAAAAGGGAAATCCGGAAGCTGTCCCTCTTCCGCGAGCCTTTCTTGCGGATGACTCCTTTGATTTCAGCTTTAGCGGTTTAAAATCTGCTGTCATTAATGTCCTTCATAATGGGAAGCAACGGGGTGAATCGATTTCACAAGAAGATTTGGCGGCAAGTTTTCAAGCTGCCGTAACAGATGTATTAGTCGAAAAGACTGCCAAAGCCGTTCTTCGGACAGGAGTGCGCCAAGTTGTTGTAGCTGGCGGTGTAGCAGCAAATCAGGGGCTGCGGGCAAGTCTTGGCAAACGTGCGCAACTTGATGGATTTGAAGTCTATTTTCCGCCCGTTGCTTTATGCACAGACAATGCAGCAATGATCGCAGGCGCCGCTTATCCGTTATATCAAAAAGGCCAATTTGCCGATTTATCTTTAAATGCTGTGGCAAATATTCGATTAGGAGTGGAACGTTGA
- the rimI gene encoding ribosomal protein S18-alanine N-acetyltransferase: MNIPVTFRKMKFEDIDQILEIEREAFLTPWTRAAFEGELKDNHFAQYYVAVAGQKVAGYCGMWVILDEAHITNIAIRANYRGKKIGEALLRFMMAMGGVHGAKRITLEVRVSNSVARQLYYKLGFEDSGIRKGYYTDNNEDALIMWADLPSDINTAAEERNTDRYAGS; the protein is encoded by the coding sequence ATGAATATTCCCGTCACATTTCGAAAAATGAAATTCGAAGACATTGACCAAATTTTGGAGATCGAGCGGGAAGCCTTCTTGACGCCTTGGACCAGAGCAGCTTTTGAAGGCGAACTCAAGGACAACCACTTTGCACAGTATTACGTAGCGGTTGCGGGTCAAAAGGTCGCCGGGTATTGCGGTATGTGGGTGATCCTTGACGAAGCGCATATTACCAATATAGCCATTCGCGCCAATTACAGAGGAAAGAAGATAGGAGAAGCCTTATTGCGATTTATGATGGCAATGGGGGGTGTGCATGGGGCGAAACGCATCACCCTGGAAGTCCGCGTTTCCAATTCCGTTGCCAGACAGCTATATTATAAACTTGGTTTTGAAGATAGCGGGATTCGCAAAGGATATTATACGGATAACAATGAAGATGCCTTAATCATGTGGGCGGATTTGCCGTCAGATATTAATACCGCCGCAGAAGAGCGGAATACGGATCGATATGCAGGGAGTTAA
- a CDS encoding LysR family transcriptional regulator, whose translation MDVAALQTFILAAQYQSLNKAAKQLHISQPAVSIRIQTLEAECGYKLFEKVGRSLRLTPAGKQFYPYVARCLGTLSDGLRGLDCLNRQPMKQWNDSAISIAADEISIYRLSACLNRLNRMQDNGSSRVERIVYHLLLPHIQAKLVADSIQLAFISQEFHHPSLRTFYLCDEPFACVVHRQHQWRVGASDFPFFLPIDIPFLSTLPMHKELETLHSSFLRNIVYSNSFYMIRQSVISGAGFGIVPKWMVDKEQDMEDVVSIELPGIQMPNCQLYCVFSLAIPIQVQKWLISCFME comes from the coding sequence ATGGATGTAGCTGCTTTGCAAACATTTATTTTGGCAGCACAATATCAAAGCTTGAACAAAGCTGCAAAACAACTGCATATTTCACAACCAGCCGTATCGATTCGCATTCAAACACTCGAAGCCGAGTGTGGATATAAGCTGTTTGAAAAGGTGGGCCGCAGTTTGCGATTAACGCCGGCAGGGAAACAGTTCTATCCCTATGTGGCACGATGCCTGGGAACACTTTCCGATGGATTGCGCGGGTTGGACTGTTTGAACAGGCAGCCGATGAAGCAATGGAATGACAGTGCCATTTCTATTGCAGCAGATGAGATCTCCATCTACCGGCTTTCCGCATGTTTGAATCGACTGAATCGAATGCAAGACAACGGTTCATCCCGAGTGGAGCGGATCGTTTATCATCTGCTTTTGCCGCACATTCAGGCGAAACTGGTTGCTGACAGTATTCAATTGGCATTTATCAGTCAAGAATTTCATCATCCTTCATTACGGACATTCTATCTGTGCGACGAACCGTTTGCATGTGTCGTGCATCGACAACATCAATGGCGGGTGGGCGCTTCAGATTTTCCTTTTTTCCTACCTATTGATATACCCTTTTTGTCAACTCTGCCAATGCATAAGGAACTTGAAACGTTGCATTCATCCTTTCTTCGCAACATTGTATATTCCAACAGTTTTTATATGATCAGACAATCCGTTATATCTGGCGCTGGTTTTGGGATCGTGCCCAAATGGATGGTTGACAAGGAACAAGACATGGAAGATGTCGTGTCCATAGAACTTCCGGGTATACAGATGCCGAATTGTCAACTATATTGTGTATTTTCCCTTGCTATCCCTATTCAAGTTCAAAAATGGCTGATCTCCTGTTTTATGGAATAA
- a CDS encoding sensor domain-containing diguanylate cyclase, giving the protein MGRSIDNDKFGLIFQFSCDPILILDPELSVVACNHAAEKFFRISIDQTGQCHFCDLFDCNQSLPQGYTVQEGFEQCLRTKKPVQGIELLVAGHEFRYGEISAFPIPFDEEWLLAIAIRDTTKNVCLRGQLEEWARTDPLTGLLNRRSLEKELARLITNAERYHEVFSLVMVDLDDLKKINDQFGHHAGDQAILDISKLLKSQLRPTDFIARYGGDEFVLLFPNTTHKQAIIAIQRIEDSLNQKNAESISEYSLGFSYGIAQWTKQTNVKELLEQADQLMYRQKKQKDDRTQE; this is encoded by the coding sequence TTGGGACGATCCATAGACAATGACAAGTTTGGTCTGATTTTTCAGTTTTCTTGTGATCCCATACTCATTTTGGACCCGGAATTATCGGTTGTTGCGTGTAACCATGCAGCAGAGAAGTTCTTTCGAATATCGATTGATCAAACGGGACAGTGTCATTTTTGTGATTTGTTTGATTGCAATCAGTCGCTGCCGCAAGGATACACAGTACAGGAAGGATTCGAGCAATGCCTTCGTACTAAGAAACCGGTGCAGGGAATTGAGTTGTTAGTTGCCGGACATGAATTCCGATATGGAGAAATTAGTGCATTTCCCATTCCTTTCGATGAAGAATGGTTATTGGCAATCGCTATCCGAGATACGACGAAAAATGTCTGTTTACGAGGGCAACTGGAAGAGTGGGCGCGTACCGATCCTTTAACCGGCTTGCTGAATCGGCGTTCATTAGAAAAGGAATTGGCACGGTTAATAACGAATGCCGAGCGATATCATGAAGTATTTAGCTTGGTTATGGTTGATTTAGACGATTTGAAAAAGATTAATGATCAATTTGGACATCATGCCGGGGATCAAGCGATATTGGACATATCCAAACTGCTAAAATCCCAATTGCGCCCGACGGATTTTATCGCACGTTATGGTGGAGATGAATTTGTGCTATTATTCCCGAATACGACACACAAGCAGGCGATCATTGCCATACAACGAATTGAAGACTCGCTCAATCAGAAAAATGCCGAATCCATATCTGAATATTCCCTCGGATTTTCCTATGGGATCGCACAATGGACGAAGCAAACAAATGTCAAAGAACTGTTGGAGCAAGCGGATCAGTTAATGTATCGACAAAAGAAACAAAAAGATGATCGAACACAAGAATAG
- the pyrE gene encoding orotate phosphoribosyltransferase, with amino-acid sequence MMNRERVAQLLLTIQAVHLRPDNPFTWASGIQSPIYCDNRLIMGYPDVRQEIANAFVQTIQTSYGNVDVIAGTATAGIPHAAWVAQSMEKPMIYVRSSAKGHGKQNMIEGVLRPGQKVVVIEDLISTGQSVLKVVDALREAGADVLGVVAIFTYGLQKAVQQFEQHQTPFTTLTSYDELIPVAVREGFVTEQQVEQLKQWKHSLENRE; translated from the coding sequence TTGATGAATCGCGAGCGAGTTGCTCAATTGCTTTTGACTATTCAAGCTGTGCATTTGCGTCCGGACAATCCTTTTACATGGGCATCCGGCATTCAATCCCCCATTTATTGCGACAACCGATTGATTATGGGGTATCCGGATGTTCGCCAGGAGATTGCAAACGCATTTGTCCAAACCATCCAAACGTCCTACGGCAATGTGGATGTCATTGCGGGTACGGCGACGGCAGGCATTCCCCATGCAGCCTGGGTGGCCCAATCCATGGAAAAGCCGATGATCTATGTACGATCCAGCGCTAAAGGGCACGGTAAACAAAATATGATTGAGGGAGTACTTCGCCCAGGGCAAAAAGTCGTTGTCATCGAAGACCTGATTTCCACAGGTCAAAGTGTTCTTAAAGTTGTGGATGCTCTGCGCGAAGCAGGTGCGGACGTTTTAGGCGTTGTGGCGATTTTTACATATGGTTTGCAAAAAGCGGTTCAACAGTTTGAACAGCATCAAACACCCTTTACGACGCTGACGAGTTATGACGAATTGATACCTGTTGCTGTTCGGGAGGGTTTCGTTACGGAACAGCAAGTCGAACAGTTGAAACAATGGAAACATTCGTTGGAAAATCGGGAATAA
- a CDS encoding response regulator transcription factor, with translation MSFKLLVYSNESYIATMLRHTLSPKIFGIETVYDCYQLNAIVKHRSFALVIMHVHEGTQAEYDCCRMFGETYDIPFIVITGSLNPENRLQLLRLGALDCLTEDCKLEELTVRIQNVLRFVDLAERRAAEIRQPQPIIHLSDALFVNQQFQYVMRHGEQQYLSPIEFRLLKYLIEHCNEIVDSEHLLQVGWGAVNQSGRDELYVYIRSLRKKLDVPGHPSCIKSFYGKGYLLHIPRLAAATQDEKSVLSL, from the coding sequence TTGAGTTTTAAACTTTTGGTATATAGTAATGAGTCCTATATAGCTACCATGCTTCGCCATACACTTTCTCCGAAGATATTTGGTATCGAGACGGTTTACGATTGCTATCAATTGAACGCAATCGTAAAGCATCGATCATTTGCACTTGTCATTATGCATGTTCATGAAGGGACGCAAGCGGAATATGATTGCTGCAGGATGTTTGGAGAAACGTACGACATTCCATTTATCGTGATTACAGGCTCCCTGAACCCTGAAAATCGTTTGCAGCTATTGCGGCTGGGTGCTTTGGATTGTTTGACGGAAGATTGCAAATTGGAGGAACTGACGGTACGGATCCAAAATGTGTTGCGTTTTGTGGATTTGGCGGAGCGCCGGGCTGCGGAAATTCGACAGCCACAACCTATTATTCATTTGTCTGACGCGTTGTTTGTGAATCAGCAATTCCAATATGTAATGCGGCATGGCGAGCAGCAATACTTATCGCCCATCGAATTTCGTTTGCTAAAATATTTGATCGAGCATTGCAATGAAATTGTTGATTCGGAACACTTGCTGCAAGTGGGGTGGGGAGCAGTCAACCAATCAGGACGGGACGAGTTGTATGTGTACATCCGTTCTTTGCGAAAAAAACTGGATGTTCCCGGGCATCCGAGTTGCATTAAAAGTTTTTACGGGAAAGGATATTTGCTGCATATTCCGCGCTTGGCAGCGGCAACCCAAGATGAAAAATCAGTACTGTCTTTATGA
- the thiL gene encoding thiamine-phosphate kinase yields MRDLGEFGLIDRLTARLKHIQTDVTVGIGDDAAVLGYPADCEIVATTDALVEGVHFRSDTISVHNLGYKAVAASISDIAAMGGLPKHILLSLAIPPDSDISRLEGIYDGIDEISQHYKCSVVGGDVVKTEGPLVINVTLLGTVKRGQALLRSGAKVGDVVFVTGYVGGSAAGLSYRLRSQHPPFVETAEDTAAWKDCMEYLGSCHERPNPQVQAGQLLLASGVCSSCNDISDGLASELHEISKASNVTIEIQAAAVPIHPHVQAFARGFSCDALEWALYGGEDYQLVGTVRKESFDTLAAQFHQAGLQMFAIGHVTGTGRGVLLRQGNASTDISASGYNHFRS; encoded by the coding sequence ATGCGGGATCTTGGGGAATTCGGATTGATCGACCGCTTGACGGCGCGTTTGAAACACATACAAACAGATGTTACAGTAGGGATCGGCGATGATGCCGCAGTACTTGGTTACCCAGCAGATTGTGAAATTGTTGCAACGACGGACGCCTTGGTGGAAGGTGTCCATTTTCGTTCGGATACTATTTCCGTACACAATCTTGGATATAAAGCGGTAGCGGCATCCATTAGCGATATTGCGGCAATGGGCGGTCTTCCCAAGCATATCTTGTTATCGTTGGCCATTCCCCCAGATAGCGATATTTCACGACTGGAAGGGATATATGACGGGATCGATGAGATTTCCCAACATTATAAATGCTCTGTTGTCGGAGGAGATGTCGTAAAGACAGAGGGGCCGCTGGTGATCAACGTCACTCTGCTCGGAACGGTAAAACGTGGACAAGCTTTGTTGCGATCCGGCGCAAAGGTTGGAGATGTGGTATTCGTTACAGGATATGTCGGCGGTTCTGCTGCGGGTCTTTCCTATCGTCTTCGTTCACAACATCCGCCATTCGTCGAAACTGCTGAAGATACGGCAGCATGGAAAGACTGTATGGAGTATTTGGGATCGTGCCATGAACGACCAAATCCACAAGTGCAAGCCGGGCAGCTGTTGCTTGCTTCAGGCGTGTGCAGTTCGTGCAATGACATTAGCGATGGACTTGCAAGTGAATTGCATGAAATATCGAAAGCAAGCAATGTCACCATCGAAATACAAGCAGCTGCTGTCCCGATCCATCCGCATGTACAAGCATTTGCCCGCGGTTTTTCCTGTGATGCACTGGAATGGGCGCTGTATGGCGGCGAGGATTATCAATTGGTCGGTACTGTCCGAAAGGAATCTTTTGACACATTAGCCGCTCAATTTCATCAAGCAGGATTGCAAATGTTTGCGATCGGCCATGTAACAGGAACGGGTCGAGGTGTTTTGTTGCGACAAGGAAATGCGAGTACTGATATTTCCGCGTCTGGCTATAATCATTTTCGATCATGA